A window of Arcobacter acticola genomic DNA:
ATATCCAAGGGTAAATATATTGCAAGAATGGATGCTGATGATATCAGTCATTCAAATAGACTTGAAAAACAACTTAGCTATATGAAAGAAAACAATTTAGATGTTTGTGGTAGTTTTATAAAAATTTTCGGTGAAAATAAAGAACAAATTATAAAGAATCCAATTACTCATGATGAAATAAAATTCAGACTAATAATAATGTCTGGACTTGCTCACCCTACAGTTATTTTTAAAAAAGAGGTATTCGAAAAAGTTGAATATCAATCAAGTTATAAAGTAGCCCAAGATTATAAACTATGGACAGATATTATAATCAATAATTTTAGAATAGGTAATATTCCAGAGGTACTACTCAACTATAGAGAACATACCTCACAAGCTAGTATAAAAAAAAGAGACCTGCAAGAAGAAACTGCAAAAAAGATATCATTAGACTATGCAACAATTATAGGGAAAGATGAAAAATCACTAGCATTAGATTTACAATCAATAAATTCCTCATCAGATATAGAAAATATAATTAATAAAATACTTATTATTTCAAATAAATACAAGCTTAGTGATATCTCAAAATCTAATGAAATAAAAAACTTTTTTGGAAATATTGAATATAAAGATTTATCTTATTATATAATGTATTATAAAAAAACAAAAGAATTTAAACGAAATTTTAAAGATGAATTTGAACTTCTTGTAAAATCTATTATAAAAACAAATAATCAATCAACATCTTATAATATGTTAAAAAAGGTTAAGAAATGGCTGTATTAGGTAAAATCACTTTATTTATGCCTACATTTTTAAATGGTGGAGTAGAAAAACTTTTCTTAACTATTGCAAAATCATTAGAAAATCAATATGATATTGAATTTCTATTTCCCAACTTTGTTAAGGAAGAATACAAAGAAACACTCAAGAATTATAAAGTTACAGATTTTAATATTTCAAAATCACACGGTGAAGGGAAAGTTATTCTAAGTCTTAATAAACTAAGAAAATATTTAAATACAACAAGCTCATCAGTAATAATTGCTGCTCCAGGATATTCAACAATTATTACTATAATAGCAAATATTCTTTCTAAAAAAAATATCAAAGTTATAGTAGTCCTTGACATTAAAATATCTACATTTTTAGAAAGTAAAAAATTATATCAAAAAATAATTCCTTTTTTCGCAAAGATCTTTTTTAAAAAAGTAGATATGGCAATAGTCTCTTACAATAAAATTGAAAATGAATTAATATCTATATATAAAATGGATAAAAAACAAATCGTAACAATATATCCTCCCTTATTAACTGATTCTATTTTCAAAAAATCTATAGAAGATATAAATGATTCTTTTTTTGATAATTCAAAAATATTAATTAGTGTAGGAAGATTGGTTGATGAAAAAGGATTAGATATTTTAATTAAATCTTTCTCTATCTTTAGTACAAAATATACAAAATATAAACTTGCAATAATAGGATCAGGTCCAATTGAGAATGAGTTGAAAAATTTAGTAAAAGAATTAAAACTAGAAGATAAAATAAAATTTTTTGGCCATCAAATAAATCCTTTTAAATTTATACGTAAATCAGAAATATTAATTGTATCATCAAGATGGGAAGCTTTTGGCTTTACAATAATTGAGGCTATGGCACTGGGGAAACAGGTTGTAATTACTGATGTTCAAAGTGAAGGTCCTCAAGAAATAATAAATTTCGGAGAATATGGTTTTATATCAAAAATGAATTCACCATCTGAGTTAAGTTTAAAAATAATTGAATCTATACAAAATCCTAAAAATCCTAATAAACTAATAGAACGTTCTAAGTTATTCTTTTTTCAGAAAGAAAGCAACCTTTATTTAAATACTATTAATAATATTTTAGGAGAGAATCATGGCAAATAATTGCTTATTAATAATAGTTTATTTTGGAGTCTTTAATGAAGTACTCAAGAAATCTTTAGATACACTTACAGATAATAATGTTGATGTATTTTTATTTACAGACAAACCTGTTCTTTTAGAAGAAAAAGAGAATTTATGGAATCATCAAATATCAAGGAGTGAATTAGAATCTTTGACATTAAAAACTTTAAATATAAGTCAAGAGTTTAATGATTATTATAAATTGTGTGATTTTAAAATATTTTACTACAGTATTTTAAAACAATATATTCAAAAGCAATATGACTATATTGGTTTCTGTGACTTGGATGTAGTTTTTGGAAATTTAGATTACTTTTTAAATAAACCTATAACAGAAAAAGCGAATGTAGTTGGTTCAAGAGGTCACCTAATGTTATTTGAAACTCAATACTATAAAAAAATTACCAGCGATTTATTAAAATTGAATTCAATTAAAAGGCTTTTAGAAAGTAATGAAAATTATGCATTAGATGAATTTGAATTCCTCCATATTTATCTTGAAAAAGAAAAAAGCAAAAAGAATATCATATGGAATCAAGACATTTCTTTAAAAGCTGTTGATCTAAATTATTTTACTGAAAATTACATTTGTGTAAATAGAAAATTAGTATTAACTAGTTACTTAAAAAAGAATCTAAATATAGAAGTCATATTTGAAAATTCTCAAACTGAATATATCCCGTATATACATTTTCAAAAAAGAAAAATTAATGATAAATTTTTTAAAGAAAATGAAACTGTAAAGATTACAAAACAATCTAAAATTAAAAACTTTAAGAGATTTATAAGTATTAGCATACAACGAATCAAAACAAAACTAACTACAGAACCAATTATAAAAAAGAAGTTACTATCGAAATTATTTAGGAATGAAATTGAAAATAGTTTATAATAAGTTTTTAATTTTTAATTTTTTGTTTTTATTTATAATTGGATCGGGTCTTGGTTTTGGACTAATAGATTATGACCATTTATTACAAAGAAGTAATATGAATCTATATGATAATATTGTAAAATTTTTAAACCCACATCCAATAGTTTTAATATTATTTAATATATTAACAATTTCTATTTTATTAAGTAAAATTTTTGAAAGGAATAAATTAGTTTATATTTTTTTAATTACAAATCCTTTTATTCTTTTAAATACTTTTGATGCATATAATAAATTTTGTTTTACCATCTTTATGCTATATCTTTCAATTCGATTCTTTGAAAAAAATATAAATTATTTCTATATTTTCGTAGGATTTTTATTTTCTATTCATCCTTATTACATATTTGGTTTATTATATAATAAATATGTAATAAAAAAACTTATTATATTCCTGCCTATTTCATTAGTTTTTTTAATATTTGTATTTTTTTATTATGATTTATCTTCTTTAATATATGAAAATGATAAATATAAATTATTTATGCAATACTCGTATGATATAGCTTCTTTATCAGAAGGAAATTTAGCATTATCAAAGGAAATTACTGATCTTAGTTTTTCCTCAATTATTCAAAGAAGTATTGCAATGGTAATACCTATTTTATATATTAAAAGTTCTTCAATTGGATATTTATTTTTATCATTATACTTACTAGCTTTTTTTATTTATAGTATGAAAATATTTCTAAAAAATAGGCTTATTTTAATAAGTTTCATTTCAATGTTTATTTTTATAGTTTTATTTTCAGGAAATGTTGCAGTATTTTATAGACATATTTTACCAATGTGGTTTTTCTTTTTATTTTACATTACCATTAATTTTACTAACTTACAAAAAGGAGAGAGATGAAAAAGATACTATTTTTTTTACATTTTACAAAAATAGGTGGAGCAGAACTGATTGCTATGCAATATATAGAGGGATTAATAAAAAATGGTTATACAGTTGATTTAATTGTTGATTATAATATGGGTAAAGATGGAAATACATTTGAACATGCAATTCCCAAAGAAGCAAACTTTCAATATGTAAAATCAGAAAGAATATCTAAATTTATTTATAAACTAAGAACATTAGGTAAAAAAAATATTTTATTTAATATTCCATTGCTATTTGCTATAAAATTTTTTGATTTTTATTATTATAATACAAAAATTAAATCATTAATTAATAGAAATAATTATGACTTATCAATAACATTTTTTCAATTTTTACCTTCTCATATTACTAAATTTAAACATATGAAACATTTTATATGGCTACATGGTTCGGTTAATCAAATGTTTAGTGGAAAGAAAGCATTATTAAAAAATTCATTTGGCAAAAAATTAAATTTATATGATAAAGTTTTTACAATTGCAGAAGAGATGAAAGATGAAGTTATAAATTTATATCCATTTATTAATAAAAATAAAATTGAATTACTTTACAACCCTTTTGATTTTGAATCAATAAAATCTAAAGCAAATCAAACAACAAATTTATCAAGTGATGAAATAAATTTATTAAAAGATAATTATTTCTGTACAGTAACAAGATTAGATGAAAATCAAAAAGATTTAACTACACTAATTGAATCTTATAAAATATTATTAACTAAAAATCAAATCACTGAAAAACTGTATATTATAGGTGATGGAATTGATAAAGTAAAACTCCAAAATCTAGTAGAGAGTTACGGACTTAATAAGAGCATATTATTTTTAGGAAAAAAAACAAACCCTTTTGTTTGGATGCAAAATTCTAAAGCATTTATTCTTTCGTCAAAATTTGAAGGACTACCTACAGTTTTAATTGAAGCAATGATTTTAGAAAAATTTGTTATTTCATCAAACTGCAAAACAGGTCCTTGTGAAATACTTGATAATGGGAAATGTGGTGATTTATTCGAGATAGGTGATGTAAAAGAATTATCTAATTTGCTTCTAAAAACTACAATAGACTCACAACATATTATAAATAAAGTTGTTAATTCTAAAAATCACATAGAAAAATTTAAAAAAGAAAATATAATTGAAAATTTAATTAAAATATTGGAGGAAAAAAGATGAAAATATTAATTACTGGTGGAAGTGGCTTTATAGGGACAAGACTTATAGATGAATTAAAAAATGAAAATCATGAAATAATCATATATGATAAAGTAAAAAGTGCAAAATATCCTGAACTCACTATTGTAGATGATGTTAGAAATAGAGAAGGACTTAAAAAAGCCTGTGAAGGTATAGATATTATATATAATCTTGCAGCCGAACATGCGGATAATGTAACACCTCTTTCGCTTTATGCAGAGGTTAATATTGATGGAGCTAAAAATATTGTAGAAGCAGCAAAAGCAAATAATATAAATAAAATTATATTTACAAGTTCTGTAGCAATATACGGATTAAATAGAGGTACCCCAAATGAATACATGGAAGCAAAACCTTTCAATGAATATGGTCGCACAAAATATGAAGCAGAAAAAATATTTTTAGCTTGGCAAAAAGAAAATGAAGCCAATAATCTCCAAATTGTTAGGCCGGCTGTTGTATTTGGTGAAGGAAATAGAGGTAACGTATATAATCTTATAAATCAAATCGTAAGTGGGAAATTTGCTATGATTGGAGATGGTTTAAATAAAAAATCTATGGGCTATGTAGGTAATATAGCTTTTTTCTTATCTTCTCTTAAAAATGTAGAAAAGAAACTAGATATTTTCAACTTCGCAGGAAATAATGACTTATCTACAAAAGAAATACTTAATATTGTAAAGACCGAACTTAGTATAGATAAAAAATTTCCTACTATTCCTTATTCAATTGGTATTGTAGGAGGATTTGTGCTTGATATTATTTCTAAGATTACGGGTAAAAAATTCCCTGTTTCAGTTGTAAGAATTCAAAAATTTACTGCAGAAACTACTGTTTCTACTAAACATCTTTTTGAAAGTGGATTTAAAGAAAAGTATACTTTAGAAGAAGGACTTAGAAATATGATAAAGTATGAATTCAAAAATTAATTTTATTTACATTAATTTTAACATGACAAATTTATCGTTTAATATATGATAGCGATAGATTTACTCAAATATATATTCTATAGCCTAGTAGTTACAAAGGATGGATTGATACCATTGTAATTATATAAAATTAGAGATTTTAAGAGTGGATTATATGAAATAAATAAATTGTAATGGAAAAGTATATCAAAACTATAAAAAACATATAATGAAGTTTAGTTGGTTCTGCTATTGATGATGATAGAGATTTTAGTGATACGTATTCTTTGGATCCCCAAATCAAGCTTGAGGATGACGGGGTGTCATTCCCAAGACAAGAGTTGTCATTTCCCACTTGATGGGGAATCTATCAAGCCCGAAGATGACTGAGGGTAAAATATTGAATTATTAATTCATTTTTTATTTGATATAATTATGTACAGAATATTGTAATGAATAAATATGCAAGTAGTAAGTATGACAGAAGCAAGAAACAACTTTAAAGATATTTTTGACAGTGAATATCATAATCATGATGAAGTTATAATTCATAGAAAAGGCAGAGAGAATGTTGTCGTAATATCTTTTGATGAATATAATTCTATGAAAGAAACTAGTTATTTACTTAGTTCAACAGCCAATAGAAAACATTTAGAAGAATCTATCAAACAATTAAGAGATGGAAAAACTATAGAAAAAGATTAACCCACTTATAAAAGACATTCAAAGAGATCCTTCCAACTTCATAGTCTTGGATTCAAACATAAAGTTGAAATAGAAAATGGTATTAGAACTATGTATGAATGGTATTTGAAAACTGAAAAGATTCCCAATCAAGTTGGGAATGACGGTGGTATGTTGGGAATGACGTTCTTCGTCATCCTCGGGCTTGCATTCTTCGTCATCCTCGGGCTTGCATTCTTCGTCATCCTCGGGCTTGCATCCTTCGTCATCCTCGGGCTTGACCCGGGGATCAATGTAAAATTCCAAACGTAAGAAATAAATGTTTTTAGAAAAAGGAATAAAAAATGACAAACATAATCCTCTGCGGTGGAAGTGGTACAAGACTATGGCCAATCAGTAGAAGTCTTATGCCAAAACAGTTTGTAAAGCTATTTCTCGAAGAGAGTGCAGAGCACAAGGATAAGAAGTCATTATTTCAGCTTACAGTTGAGAGAAACTCAAAAGTTTGTAAATCACAATTTATAGTTTCAAACACAGAGCAATACTTTCTGGCTTTAGATCAGTTGGAAGAACTAGGAAAAACAAATAACAAATATCTACTAGAACCTGTTGGAAGAAACACAGCTCCTGCTATTGCACTTGCTTGTATGCAGTTAGATTATGATGAAATAGTTTTAGTAACTCCAAGTGATCATCTAATCAAAGATGAAAAAGAGTATGAAAAAGTATTAAAAAAAGCAAAAGAGTTCGCAAAAGATAATAAACTAGTTACTTTTGGAATAACTCCAACTTTTGCAGAAACTGGATTTGGGTATATAGAAGCTTCACCTGCAAATGGTGATTCGTCATTGGTTAATGGTATGGATGTTGTTAACTTTCATGAGAAACCAAGCTTAGATGTAGCAAATGAGTATCTAGAAACAAATAACAAATATACAAATAACAAATCAACAAGTTACTATATGTGGAACTCTGGAATGTTTTGTTTTAAAGCAGGTGTATTTTTAGATGAGTTAGAAAAATACTCTGCTGAGATATATAATACTTGTAAAACTGCATTTGATAATAAAAAAATTGATAATTCAACATTGAGAATTCAACATTCTCATATGGAAGCTATTCCAGATGATTCTATAGACTACGCTGTGATGGAAAAAAGTGACATAGTTAAAGTTATCCCATCAAATATCGCTTGGAGTGATGTAGGTAGCTTTGATGCTCTTTATGAAGAACTTCCAAAAGATAAAAATGGTAATACAAAAAATGATAAACATATATCAATAGATTCTAAAAACAATCTAGTATATGGATCAGATAGAATCATAGCTTCTATAGATGTAGAAGATTTAATAATCATCGATACAGGTGATGCACTTTTGATTTCAAAAAAAGGAAGTTCGCAAAAAGTAAAAAAAGTTGTAGAAAAACTAAAAGCTTCTAATTCACAACTTCACAATATCCACCAAACGGCCTATAGACCATGGGGAACATATACAGTTCTAGAAGAATCAGCTGGATATAAAATCAAAAGAATAGAAGTAAAACCAGGATCAAGACTATCTTTACAAAAACACTTCCATAGAAATGAACACTGGATAGTAGTATCAGGAACTGCAACGGTAACAGTTGGAGAAGAGACAAGACTAGTGCGACCAAATGAATCTACTTATATAAAAATGGGTGAAGTACATAGACTAGAAAACCAAGGAAAAATTCCAGTAGTTTTAATAGAAGCTCAAGTTGGAGAATATATAGATGAAGATGATATTGTTAGAATCAGCGATGATTTTAAAAGAGAGTAACAAATTTATACAAATTTGTAATCAAGATTATAACATATTGTGTTATAATCTTATCAAATAACAAGGGGAAGAAATGACAAAAAGAAACCTATTTTTTTTAACTGCATTGGTTTTTATTTTTTCAGGTTGTGGAGTAAAAGAGTATAAACTTTTCCAAACACAAAACGCAGAACTAGAAAAAACAACGGTAGTTGATGAAAAAACTTACAAAGAAGAAGTTGTATTTGAAAATGTAATTGCACCAAATGATAGAGTTGATATTACAGTATATATCCAATCAGGTGAAGGCAATCAGCAAATGACTTCTATGCTTACAAGCAGAGAAACAAATACAAGTAGCACAATACAAGAAAACATAGGACTTCTTGTAACTCAAGATGGTACAGTAAGACTTCCTCTTATTGGTAGTTTCAAAGTTGCTGGATATACACAAGATCAGGCTTCTGATATTTTGATTCAAGAGTATAAAAAGTATATTAGAAATCCATATGTTCTAGTAGAAATAAAAAACCAAAGAGTTATAGTAATAGGTGAAGTAAAAACACCAGGAATAGTATCAGTTACAAATGGAACTATGAATATCATCGAAGCAATCGCAAGATCAGGTGATGTTACAGATATGGCTTCAAGAAGTGATATCAAAGTAATCAGAGGTGATCTTAGAAACCCAGAGATTAGAAATGTAGACTTGACAAGAATGGACGCAGTTTCACTTTCAAGTTTATATCTAAAACCAAATGACATACTATATGTACAACCAAGAGAAATCAAAGGTTACAATAGAGTATTTACAGACTTTATGCCGTTTTGGGAAACATTCTCAAGTGTCTTAAATCCATTTGTACAAACAAAATCACTTAAAGGTTGGTAAGCAAAAGTATGGTTAACCAACAAATTACAAATCAATTTCATCGTAATGATGAAATTGACTTAAAAGAAGTAATCAAAACTATTTTAAGATATAAGTATTCTATTATATTTATAACACTTATTTTTACGATAGGAAGTGCAGTATTTGCATATACAAAACCAAGTATTTATTTATCTTCTACAACTATAGAGTTAATGGAAAATAAAAAAAATACAGACCCAGCAGACTTCATGCTTCAGGCATTTGACGGGGGTAGTGCAAATGTTGATAATCAACTTGAAGTGTTTAAATCTAGATTTTTAGCGCAAAAGGCTTTTTCATTTTTAAACTTAAATACTAGATATTTCACTAAAGTAAACTATAGAGAAATAGAGCTTTATAAAAGTGCTCCATTTATAGTAAATAGTGAGTTTATTGATGATTTAGCTTATGGGAAGAGATTTATAGTTACACCTGTAGATGATGAAACTTTTAATCTAAAAATAGAACCTGTTTCTATATATAGCATCTCAGGAATACTAAAAAAACTAGGTCTTCAGCCTTACAGTGCTTCAGATAAAATCATTTATGATAAAAATCATAAATTTGGTGAATCTATAAAAACAGAATTCTTCACTCTAGATTTAGAAAAAGTACGTTCATTTTCAAATAACAAATATGAGTTTTCATTTATCAATGATATGGGACTATATAATCACTTTATAAGTAACATTTCAGTTGCTCAACCATCTAAAAATGCAACTATTTTAAATCTTGGTTTTCAAGATACTGCTAGTTTAAGAGCGAAAGAGATTTTAAATGCCTTAACAAAAGCATATATGGAAGTAGAAGTAGACCAAAAGACAAAAGAAGCCAACCTTACTTTAGAGTTTATTGATGCACAACTTGAATCTATAAATGAAAGACTAAAAAAATCTGAAACAAAGTTAGAGTCATTTAAAGAAGACAACAAAGTTGTAGGACTAAATGAACAAGCAATGGCAACTACAACTCAACTAAGTGAATACCAAGCAAAACTAGAAGAAGTACAAACAGAGATCAGCATTTTAGCAAATCTTGAGCAGTTTATAATATCAAATCAAGACTTAACAGGTCTTACAATTGGTTCTGTAAACTTCGCCGATCCAGCTTTAGGATCACTAGTAACTAGTCTTCAAGAAGAAGTTGGAAAAAGGTCTTCACTTTTAGTGGATTATACAGATCTTCATCCTGATGCACAAAAATCTAGTCAAAATATCGCAAACTTAAAAAGATCGATAAAAATAGCAATTAGCAACAACCTAAGACAACTTGGTCAAAGAAAAGCTTCTTTACAAGGTATTATAGGTAAGTTCAACTCTTCAATTGCATCTTTACCAAAACAAGAAAGAGAGCTTTCTAGACTTACTAGATTTTACAGTATTGATGAAAAAATATACTCATTTTTACTAGAGAAAAAAGCTGAAACAGCGATTATGAAGTCTTCAACTATTTCAAACTCTAGACTTTTGGATGATGCTATTGAAGATACAACTCCTATAAAACCAAAAAGAACATTGATTGTTTTAGTTGGTATCATCCTTGGTATGATTTTAGGACTTGCT
This region includes:
- a CDS encoding glycosyltransferase family 2 protein produces the protein MNYDLISVIMAVYNGEKYLIEAMESILDQTHKNFEFIIINDGSKDDSIKIIKKYMEKDKRIILIDRENKGLPYSLNEGISISKGKYIARMDADDISHSNRLEKQLSYMKENNLDVCGSFIKIFGENKEQIIKNPITHDEIKFRLIIMSGLAHPTVIFKKEVFEKVEYQSSYKVAQDYKLWTDIIINNFRIGNIPEVLLNYREHTSQASIKKRDLQEETAKKISLDYATIIGKDEKSLALDLQSINSSSDIENIINKILIISNKYKLSDISKSNEIKNFFGNIEYKDLSYYIMYYKKTKEFKRNFKDEFELLVKSIIKTNNQSTSYNMLKKVKKWLY
- a CDS encoding glycosyltransferase gives rise to the protein MAVLGKITLFMPTFLNGGVEKLFLTIAKSLENQYDIEFLFPNFVKEEYKETLKNYKVTDFNISKSHGEGKVILSLNKLRKYLNTTSSSVIIAAPGYSTIITIIANILSKKNIKVIVVLDIKISTFLESKKLYQKIIPFFAKIFFKKVDMAIVSYNKIENELISIYKMDKKQIVTIYPPLLTDSIFKKSIEDINDSFFDNSKILISVGRLVDEKGLDILIKSFSIFSTKYTKYKLAIIGSGPIENELKNLVKELKLEDKIKFFGHQINPFKFIRKSEILIVSSRWEAFGFTIIEAMALGKQVVITDVQSEGPQEIINFGEYGFISKMNSPSELSLKIIESIQNPKNPNKLIERSKLFFFQKESNLYLNTINNILGENHGK
- a CDS encoding DUF6625 family protein is translated as MANNCLLIIVYFGVFNEVLKKSLDTLTDNNVDVFLFTDKPVLLEEKENLWNHQISRSELESLTLKTLNISQEFNDYYKLCDFKIFYYSILKQYIQKQYDYIGFCDLDVVFGNLDYFLNKPITEKANVVGSRGHLMLFETQYYKKITSDLLKLNSIKRLLESNENYALDEFEFLHIYLEKEKSKKNIIWNQDISLKAVDLNYFTENYICVNRKLVLTSYLKKNLNIEVIFENSQTEYIPYIHFQKRKINDKFFKENETVKITKQSKIKNFKRFISISIQRIKTKLTTEPIIKKKLLSKLFRNEIENSL
- a CDS encoding glycosyltransferase, giving the protein MKKILFFLHFTKIGGAELIAMQYIEGLIKNGYTVDLIVDYNMGKDGNTFEHAIPKEANFQYVKSERISKFIYKLRTLGKKNILFNIPLLFAIKFFDFYYYNTKIKSLINRNNYDLSITFFQFLPSHITKFKHMKHFIWLHGSVNQMFSGKKALLKNSFGKKLNLYDKVFTIAEEMKDEVINLYPFINKNKIELLYNPFDFESIKSKANQTTNLSSDEINLLKDNYFCTVTRLDENQKDLTTLIESYKILLTKNQITEKLYIIGDGIDKVKLQNLVESYGLNKSILFLGKKTNPFVWMQNSKAFILSSKFEGLPTVLIEAMILEKFVISSNCKTGPCEILDNGKCGDLFEIGDVKELSNLLLKTTIDSQHIINKVVNSKNHIEKFKKENIIENLIKILEEKR
- a CDS encoding NAD-dependent epimerase/dehydratase family protein; translation: MKILITGGSGFIGTRLIDELKNENHEIIIYDKVKSAKYPELTIVDDVRNREGLKKACEGIDIIYNLAAEHADNVTPLSLYAEVNIDGAKNIVEAAKANNINKIIFTSSVAIYGLNRGTPNEYMEAKPFNEYGRTKYEAEKIFLAWQKENEANNLQIVRPAVVFGEGNRGNVYNLINQIVSGKFAMIGDGLNKKSMGYVGNIAFFLSSLKNVEKKLDIFNFAGNNDLSTKEILNIVKTELSIDKKFPTIPYSIGIVGGFVLDIISKITGKKFPVSVVRIQKFTAETTVSTKHLFESGFKEKYTLEEGLRNMIKYEFKN
- a CDS encoding type II toxin-antitoxin system Phd/YefM family antitoxin, translating into MQVVSMTEARNNFKDIFDSEYHNHDEVIIHRKGRENVVVISFDEYNSMKETSYLLSSTANRKHLEESIKQLRDGKTIEKD
- a CDS encoding mannose-1-phosphate guanylyltransferase/mannose-6-phosphate isomerase; this encodes MTNIILCGGSGTRLWPISRSLMPKQFVKLFLEESAEHKDKKSLFQLTVERNSKVCKSQFIVSNTEQYFLALDQLEELGKTNNKYLLEPVGRNTAPAIALACMQLDYDEIVLVTPSDHLIKDEKEYEKVLKKAKEFAKDNKLVTFGITPTFAETGFGYIEASPANGDSSLVNGMDVVNFHEKPSLDVANEYLETNNKYTNNKSTSYYMWNSGMFCFKAGVFLDELEKYSAEIYNTCKTAFDNKKIDNSTLRIQHSHMEAIPDDSIDYAVMEKSDIVKVIPSNIAWSDVGSFDALYEELPKDKNGNTKNDKHISIDSKNNLVYGSDRIIASIDVEDLIIIDTGDALLISKKGSSQKVKKVVEKLKASNSQLHNIHQTAYRPWGTYTVLEESAGYKIKRIEVKPGSRLSLQKHFHRNEHWIVVSGTATVTVGEETRLVRPNESTYIKMGEVHRLENQGKIPVVLIEAQVGEYIDEDDIVRISDDFKRE
- a CDS encoding polysaccharide biosynthesis/export family protein, whose protein sequence is MTKRNLFFLTALVFIFSGCGVKEYKLFQTQNAELEKTTVVDEKTYKEEVVFENVIAPNDRVDITVYIQSGEGNQQMTSMLTSRETNTSSTIQENIGLLVTQDGTVRLPLIGSFKVAGYTQDQASDILIQEYKKYIRNPYVLVEIKNQRVIVIGEVKTPGIVSVTNGTMNIIEAIARSGDVTDMASRSDIKVIRGDLRNPEIRNVDLTRMDAVSLSSLYLKPNDILYVQPREIKGYNRVFTDFMPFWETFSSVLNPFVQTKSLKGW
- a CDS encoding GumC family protein, whose protein sequence is MVNQQITNQFHRNDEIDLKEVIKTILRYKYSIIFITLIFTIGSAVFAYTKPSIYLSSTTIELMENKKNTDPADFMLQAFDGGSANVDNQLEVFKSRFLAQKAFSFLNLNTRYFTKVNYREIELYKSAPFIVNSEFIDDLAYGKRFIVTPVDDETFNLKIEPVSIYSISGILKKLGLQPYSASDKIIYDKNHKFGESIKTEFFTLDLEKVRSFSNNKYEFSFINDMGLYNHFISNISVAQPSKNATILNLGFQDTASLRAKEILNALTKAYMEVEVDQKTKEANLTLEFIDAQLESINERLKKSETKLESFKEDNKVVGLNEQAMATTTQLSEYQAKLEEVQTEISILANLEQFIISNQDLTGLTIGSVNFADPALGSLVTSLQEEVGKRSSLLVDYTDLHPDAQKSSQNIANLKRSIKIAISNNLRQLGQRKASLQGIIGKFNSSIASLPKQERELSRLTRFYSIDEKIYSFLLEKKAETAIMKSSTISNSRLLDDAIEDTTPIKPKRTLIVLVGIILGMILGLALTFVREFMNNTVKNSEEVEKLSSIPIYGIIPNNKSRKSAKLIDESYRAIRTNLQFLPRHSKSQIISITSSVSGEGKTTISGNLARIISQADKKVIVLDFDLRKSSLHKEFGLNNTIGISNYLTEQNTLEEVTNHIKDTNVDVITTGTLPPNPSELILTDKMKDFVEILKSKYDYVIFDTPPVGLVTDALILMNYSDIVFVVARAEYTRKEFVRNLDRLSKEHTQHTFGMILNGVEIGEKYGYGYGSSYGYGYGNDKYYKNR